The Cotesia glomerata isolate CgM1 linkage group LG9, MPM_Cglom_v2.3, whole genome shotgun sequence region tatataaaatatctgaaaaatcgatgtgggtactcaaatgaaaggtcttgatgagtgtaacatcgaaatgagcttatatctctaaaaatgtcaatagttcacaagatacaaggccatttctttatttttaacattttttaagatataagctcatcttgaagttacactcatcaagagctttcatttgagtacccacatgcatttttgatatatttttcatatatacatatatataaatatataaaatatatgaaaaatcgatgtgggtactcgaatgaaaggtcttgatgagtgtatcatcaggatgagcttatatctttaaaaatgtcaatagttcacaagatacaaggccatttctttatttttaacattttttaagatataagctcatcttgaagttacactcatcaagagctttcatttgagtacccacatgcatttttgatatatttttcatatatacatatatataatatatataaatatatgcaaaattgatgtgggtactcaaataaaaggtctcgatgagtttatcatcaggatgagtttatatctttaaaaatatcaatagttcataagatacgaggtcattatcataaattgactatatAATTCCAGGTGGAGCGCCTGGTGGACAGATTAGAGTCTTCAACACTTTTGGACGACAGAAGAGACGCATGTCGAGCTTTGAAAGCTCTATCACGAACCTACCGAGTGGAAGTAGGAGCACAGGGTATGAACGCGGTGCGCCAGGTTCTGGAGATGGACCGCACAGACTGCGAGATAGTCGGCCTGGCGCTGGACACACTCTGCAACATCACGAGCCCGGAGACCTTCGACGAGGAAGTAGACAAGCACGGTCCCGATAGTAAGATCGGCGAGCAGTTCACGGAGATCTTCATCAAGCACCAGGACAGCGTGGGCTTGGTGCTGGCCGCGCTGGAAGACTTCGACTTCAGAGTCCGCTGGCCAGCTCTCAAGCTGCTGTCCAACCTGGTGAGCAACCGCCCAAAGGACATCCAGGAGATCATCCTGGTGATGCCCATGGGCGTGTCCAAGCTGATGGACCTGCTCAGCGACAGCCGCGAGGTCATCAGGAACGACGCGCTGCTCCTGCTGATCCAGCTCACAAAAGGCAACGCCAACATCCAGAAGATCGTCGCCTTCGAGAATGCTTTTGATAGGATCTTTGATGTCATCACCCAGGAGGGCAGCGCTGAGGGAGGGATTGTTGTTGAAGACTGCTTGCTGCTCATgctcaatttattaaaaggcAATCTTAGCAATCAGAACTTCTTTAAGGAAGGAAGTTATATTCAGAGGCTCACGCCAATGTTTCAGCTCCCTCAGGCTGATGCTGAGGACCCTGCTCCGGTGGGGTGGAGCCCTCAGAAGGTTGCTAATGTTCATTGCATGGTTCAGGTTggttattattttgatataagctcatcccgatgttacgctcatcaagagctttcatttgagtacccacatgcttttttgatatatttttcatatatacatatatatataatatattttgaagatataagctcatcctgatgttatactcatcaagagctttcatttgagtacccacatgcttttttgatatatttttgataattatatatatgtaatatatataaatatatgaaatatatgaaaaattgatgtgggtactcaagttaaaggtcttgatgagtgtaatgtcataATGAgcatatatctttaaaaatgtcaatatttcacaagatacaaggtcatttctttattgttgacatttttgaagatataatctcattctgatattacgctcatcaagagctttcatttgagtacccacatgcttttttgatatatttttcatatatacatatatataatatatataaatatatgaaatatatgaaaaattgatgtgggtactcaaactaaaggtcttgatgagtgtaatatcagagtgagcttatatctttaaaaatgtcaatagttctcgagatacaaggtcatattttaattaatgaaagtaAATTGaacaagtattaaaaaatttttttaaattaataacaaataaatgacggcaaaaaaattgtcatgactaaaaaatgcaatttttttaaaacaatttttattttttcaattttataacattttgatatgtttttcatatatataatatatattttaaatatataagctcatattgatgttacactcaccaagagctttcatttgagtacccacatgcatttttgatgtatttttcatatatacatatatatatatatataatatatataagtatatgaaatatatgaaaaattgatgtgggtactcaaatgaaagatcatgacgaatgtaacatcaggatgaacttatatctttaaaaatctcaatagttctcaaaatacaaggtaattttttaattattgacatttttaaagacataagctcatcccgatgttacactaatcaagacctttcatttgaatacccacatgcatttttgatatatttttcatatatacatatatataatatatataaatacatgaaatatatgaaaaatcgatgtgggtactcaaacgaaaggtctcaatgagtgtaacctcagaatgagtttatatctttaaaaatgtcaatagttcccGAAATACAAGATCATTATGTATCCagagattatttttataactaaaaattgcGAATATAATTTACTGTGatatattgaattaaatcaCATGAACAAAAGTtgttgaaaattcaattttacaaaaaaaatgtttaagattttttaaataaaccaatatttttggtgtaattccaaaattactccaagattttataataattataaatctcaattttaaatattacaattaaattgatcctaagaaaaaaacatacattttctttttaaaattaaatttagaacttttctttaaaaaattttttatagaatcaatatttaagccacaaatattttaataatttcaaggtGATCCGGGCGCTGGTAGCACCAAGCTGTTCTGCCCAAATAGTATCAGCGTGTCAAAGAATAATGCATGCATGCGGCCTGCTGCAAGCTTTATGCGACATCTTAATGGCCAGCGGAGTGCCAGCAGATGTCCTAACAGAGACAATAAACGCAGTAGCAGAAGTGATCCGCGGGAACAACACGAACCAAGAATTCCTGGGCAGCGTGACCGCGCCGAGCAGTCCGCCGCGGCCAGCAATTGTAGTGCTGCTCATGTCGATGGTAAACGAGAAGCAGCCGTTCCAGTTGAGGTGCGCAGTGCTGTACTGCTTCCAGAGCTTCCTATACAAGAATAATGATGGGCAGACGCAGTTGATCCAGACGTTGCTGCCCCAGAGCAACGAGACGCCCTCGCTGACCACTGGGCAGCTGCTCTGCGGCGGCTTGTTCTCGCTGGACCCGCTGTCCAACTGGTTCTCGGCTGTCGCGCTGTCCCACGCGCTGATCGACAACACTACACAAAAAGAGCAGCTGCTCAGAGTGCTGCTGGCCACTAACATTGGCAAGCCGCCTGTTACTCTCATGCAGCAGTGCGTGTTCCTGCTACAGCAGGGCAGCAAGCCTCAGAGCAAGCTCGGGCTGCTCATCCTGCTCTGCCGCTGGGTCAGCTACTGCCCAGTTGCTGTCAAGACATTCCTGTCCCTCGACTCTTCCGTCGCCTACGTGACTGCCCTGCTGTCTGGCCACGATAATAATGAAGACCTGGAGGAGAATCTTATTCAGAGCATGTGTGCTTTGCTCCTTGGCATGTGTGTTCACTTCAACGACGATCAggttgtttttttatatatattctttaagtattaacattttcgtaaatataagtccattctgatgttatactcatcaagacctttcatttgagtactcacttgcatttttgatatatttttcatatatacatatatatagtatatataaatatatgaaatatatgaaaaattgatgtgggtactcaaatgaaagttcttgatgagtgtaacatcgggatgagcttatttctttaaaaaggtcaatgGTTCACacgatacaaggtcattttttaaatattgacattttttaagatatgagttcatcctgatgttatatttatcaagagctttcatttgagtacccacatgcatttttgatatatttttcatatatacatatatatagtatatgtaaatatatgaaatatatgaaaaattgatgtgggtactcaaatgaaagtttttgatgagtgtaacatcgggatgagcttatttctttaaaaaggtcaatgGTTCACacgatacaaggtcattttttaaatattgacattttagaAGATATGagttcatcctgatgttatatttatcaagagctttcatttgagtacccacatgcatttttgatatatttttcatatatacatatatatagtatatataatatgatatatatagtatatatatatatatatatatatatatatatatatatatatatatataggtcCCCGCCTACACCAAGGACAAGCTCTGCAATTTAATTGACAAACGCATTGGCCTTGAGAGGTTCCAAGACGCCATTGGTGGGACCACTAGGCATGAGATTTACTCCAGGACTCTCAAACATCCTCAGCCTTCGGCCAAACATCCTAAGGACTTGCTCCTGGATCACGAGTTCTGTCGGCtattgaaaattcttgaagGTTAGTTTTGGAAAAGGATGCTTAGGAATTTAGGCTGATTTATTTTTGGCTTCCAGGAGCTGTTTCCGAGTCCGTCAAAGGGAATACTAGTTGTAATGACAGTCCAAAGGAAATTGGTAATAGTGATCCGATGGTTGGGCAGTATAAGGATCTTATTAGGGAACAGGATGAGGAAATTCAGAAACTTAAGAGGGATAATGAGAATTTGGAAAAGGAAAAACAAGAATTTCAGGTTGGTCCAATTATaattgagtatttttttttttaattcttgaattttattttgaaattttttagtcaaaattttacttaaaattttttatttaaaattctttaaaaaggtttttatttaaaatttgattcaaaattttaccttaaatttttttatttatttatttatttaataaatttactagcaatcttgcagtcactatgtgactgccgtgacttgtgaactataaaaaattcttaaatattgacattttggaagatataagctcatcccgatgttactctcatcaagagctttcatttgagtacccacatcaatttttcatatatttcatatatttatatatatgacatatatgtatatatgaaaaatatatcaaaaatgcatgtgggtactcatatgaaaggtcttgatgagtataacatcataatgagcttatatctttaaaaatgtcaatagttcacgagatacaagctcatttcttaattattaacatttttaaagatatgagctcatcctgatgttacactcgtcaagacctttcatttgagtacccacatcaatttttcatatatttcatatatttatatatatattacatatatgtatatatgaaaaatatatcaaaaatgcatgtgggtactcatatgaaaggtcttgatgagtataacatcataatgagcttatatctttaaaaatgtcaatagttcacgagatacaagctcatttcttaattattaacatttttaaagatatgagctcatcctgatgttacactcgtcaagacctttcatttgagtacccacatcaatttttcatatatttcatatatttatatatatattacatatatgtatatatgaaaaatatatgaaaaattgatgtgggtactcaaatgaaaggtctcgataagtataacatcaagatgagcttatatctttaaaaatgtcaataatcaagaaatgaccttgtatcttgtgaactattgacatttttaaagatataagctcatttcgatgttacactcatcaagacctttcatttgagtacccacatcaatttttcatatatttcatatatttatatatattatatatatgtatatatatatatatatatatatatatatatatatatatatatatatatatatatatatattacatatatgtatatatgaaaaatatatgaaaaattgatgtgggtactcaaatgaaaggtctcgataagcataacatcaggataagcttatatctttaaaaagcttaatagttcacgagatacaaggtcatttcttaattatgtatctagagatagagcagtttctattttttttttaatatttttattaaaaattttttactcaaaattttacttaaaatttttttatcaaaaattctttaaaaatatttttatttaaaatttaaaaataattccagatGACAATCCAGGACTTACAATCCCAAATAAGTAACCTTCGGGACCAAAACTTAGTCTTACGCGCGGCGCAAACAAACCTAGCCGACAAGGACGCTTTACCTAaccatcaaataaaaatagacgACTCCTCAGAGGAGTTAGAAAAATCCCATCTTACAATTCAGAATTTAGAGTCGCAACTCTCCGGGTACAAGTCGATGATCCTCGCCCTGCAGGAAAAAGAGAGCCAAGTATCTCTAGAGCtggagaaaaaattaaaagagacGACCGAGGAGCTGGAAAAGCTCAAAAAGGACCAAGAGGACCTCCTGGAGCTTCTGTCGGACCAAGACACCAAGCTAGTGCTGTACAAAGAAAAACTTACCGCCCTGGGCGAGAAAGTCGAGTCTGACGGAAGCTCTGGAGAAGTTGACGACGACACTGACGACCAGCCGTCGAGCAATTGAATTCCTTAAGCACAAAGgtattatttatagaaaaataaatcagaTTTATGAACCTGCaatctttttatttgaatcaggtcatattattactatgaatttttatttaaaaaatgaatttaaatatctTACTATCCTTTAACagtattttctatttacatattttttaatttattattatatttaaatggtaataaatatatgtataaattaaacttgAGCCTGACGTTGCTTCAAAACCGCCTGGACACACTTGGCCATGGTCGGAGATGCGCGAGACACTACGTCAGTCATGAAAAATTGCTCCAGGGATTTCTGCTTGACATCCACTGGATCTTGCAGGAAGGATCCTCCGGTTTtctgtttttaatttagtaattaattaatatttttaagatataagctcatcatggtgttgcactcatcaagagctttcatttgagtacccacatcaatttttcatatatttgtcatatttacatatatataatatatataaatatatgaaatatatgaaaaattgatgtgggtactcaaattaaaggtcttgatgaatgtaacgtcgggatgagcttatatttttaaaaatggcaattatgaagaaatgaccttgtatcttgtaaactatcgacatttttaaagatataagctcatcctgatgttatgctcatcaagacctttcatttgagtacccacatcaatttttcatatatttagatatattatatatatgtatatatgaaaaatatatgaaaaagtgatgtgggtactcaaatgaaagattttgattagtataacatcaagatgagcttatatcttaaaaaatgtcaatagttcacgagatacaaggttatttcttaattattaatatttttaaagatataagcccatcctgatgttacgcttatcaagagctttcattcgagtactcacatcaatttttcatatatttatatatatatatatgtatatatgaaaaatatatcaaaaatgcatgtgggtactcaaataaaaggtctcgatgagtgcaacatcaggatgagcttatattatatctttaaaaatgtcaatagttcacaagatataagttcattttttaattattgacatttttaaagatataaactcatcccgatgatacactcatcaggagctttcatttgagtacccacatgtatttttgatatatttttcatatacacatatttgtaatatatataaatatatgaaaaattgatgtgggtactcaaatgaaagatctggatgagtgtaatgtcggggtgagcttatatttttaaaaatgtcaatagttcacaagatatttgttaaattgaactGTACTTACATAACTATTGatctttttaaagatataagctcatctcgatgttaaactcatcaagagctttcatttgagtacccacatgcatttttgatatatttttcatatatacgtatatgtaatatatataaatatatgaaatatatgaaaaattgatgtgggtactcaaatgaaaggtctcaatgagtgtaatatcaaaacgagcttatatctttaaaaatgtcaatagttcacaaaatacaaggtcatttcttcattattaacatttttaaggatataagctcatctcgatattacactcatcaagacctttcatttgagtacccacatgcatttttggtatatttttcatatatacatatatataatatatataaatatatgaaaaattgatgtgggtactcaaatgaaaggtctcgatgagtgtaatatcaaaatgagcttatatctttaaaaatgtcaatagttcacaaaatacaatgtcatttcttcattattaacatttttaaggatataagctcatctcgatattacactcattaagacctttcatttgagtacccacatgcatttttgatatatttttcatatatacatatatatatatatatataaatatatgaaatatatgaaaaattgatgtgggtactcaaatgaaaggtctcgatgagtgtaatatcaaaatgagcttatatctttaaaaatgtcaatagttcacaagatacaaggtcatttcttaattacgtatctagagatattttccaatgcagcttaaatatcatcataaattgtcTCTaggtgatttttaattaaacgactaataattcttatttttGATTACCAattcaaactttaaaaaaatttttaatggtgattatttaaataataaattatcaagtcaacataactaaataattattaaaaggaCTTTTGAAgacttgtaattaatttaataaatttagaaagcttaaataaaaaacttaccCTGGACAATTCAAGCGCCTGAGCGAAGAAGTTCGCCGGTTCAACTTCCCCGTAGCGGACCAAGTGCGGAGCAATCTCAGCAATCCTGTCCCTGACTTCAGACAAATTATCATACGGCAGAGTGACCGCAGAAAACTCAGCCAGGGCCCTGACGATCTTCCAGTCGGGCCTGGCCATTCCTGGGGGAGTCAATGCAACTCCAGTCTGCTGCGCTCTGCCCTCGGTGTTGACGTAGCTGCCGGTTTTCTCGGTGTAAGCCGCTCCGGCTAAGACTACGTCGGCAATTGTCGCTCCGCGGTCGCCGTGGCTGCCGATGTAGATGATGAAGGTGTTCGGGAAGTCTTCCCGGGTGATGTTGGAGTCGTCAGCTCCCAGGAGAAACAGGACTTTCGGTTGCGACTGCTTTATTTGGCTGACTGTTGATGTTCCGTAGCCTAGATCCAAAGCTGCTACTTGCGACGCGTTTGTATGCAAGATGTTTAGTACTTTCCAGTCTGGAGAGGCctggaattttattattttatttttttgtcttaaaatttttttttttataaaaacaaaatttatcttaaatttaattataatttttgttttaaattttataaaatttttgtcttaaaatttgtcttgaattttttttttttaattttattaaaatttatctgaaattttaatataattattgttttaaatttttgtcctAAATGTTCTCTTAAAGTTTTGTCGaattttgtcataaaatttattttgaattttttcttaaatttcgtcttattttttgtcttaaattttaatataatttttattagatttggtgtcttaaattttatttaaaattttgtcttaaattttatttaaaattttgtcttaaattttatcttgaattttaatataattttattgaattttttgtcttaaatttattttgaattttgtcttaaattttattataatttttcttattttttgtcttgaattttgtctcaaattttatgttaaattttaatataatttttatttaaaattttacttaattttttgtcttaaattttattttttaattttgtcttaaattttatcttaaattttattttgagttttgtCTTAAATTTTGTCTCGAATTTgacctaaaataaaataaaataatttctccacttcctaaaactaaaaacaaaCCTTAGTGTGATCCCCAAGAGCCTTAGCAAGTTCCTGCGTAGCAGAAAGAATCTTGGCCCCATCAGCCCTAGCAAGCAGCTCAGCGCCTAAAATAATCATGGGCTTCTTGGCATTCTTCAAAGTATCATTAAAAGGATGCTGATTATTGATCAACTGATTGATAATCTCCGGAGACTGTCCAAGATGTTGATACTGGTAAGTGAGATCAACCTTGGGTCCAATGACCCCAATGTTCTGTTCTCCATGCAAGTATCCTTTTCTCAATCTAGTATTGATCAGCGGAGCTTCATACCTAAAATCAGTTTAAAttaatgcatttttgatatatttttcatatatacatatatatgatatatataaatatatgaaatatatgaaaaattgatgtgggtactcaaatgaaaggtcttgacaagtgtaacatcagaatgagcttatatctttaaaaatgtcaatagttcacaagatagaaggtcatttcttcattattgacatttttaaagatataagctcatcccgatgttacactcattaagagctttcatttgaatacccacatgcatttttgatatatttttcatatatacatatatatataatatatagatatacgacatatatgaaaaatcgatgtgggtactcaaatgaaaggtcttgacaagtgtaacatcagaatgagcttatatctttaaaaatgtcaatagttcacaagatagaaggtcatttcttcattattgacatttttaaagatataagctcatcccgatgttacactcattaagagctttcatttgaatacccacatgcatttttgatatatttttcatatatacatatatatataatatatagatatacgacatatatgaaaaattgatgtgggtactcaaatgaaaggtcttgacaagtgtaacatcagaatgagcttatatctttaaaaatgtcaatagttcacaagatagaaggtcatttcttcattattgacatttttaaagatataagctcatcccgatgttacactcattaagagctttcatttgaatacccacatgcatttttgatatatttttcatatatacatatatatataatatatagatatacgacatatatgaaaaatcgatgtggatactcaaatgaaaggtcttgatgagggtaacatcaagatgaacttatatctttaaaaatgtcaatagttcacaagatagaaggtcatttcttcattattgacatttttaaagatataagctcatcctgatgttacgctaatcaagagctttcatttgagtacccacatgcaattttgatatatttctcatatatacatatatgtcatatatataaatatatgaaaaattgatgtaggtactcaaatgaaaagtcttgatgagggtaacatcaggatgagcttatatctttaaaaatgtcaaaatttcccaagatacaaggtcatttcttaattaatgacatttttgaagatataagctcattttcatgttacactcatcaagagctttcatttgagtactcacatgcaattttgatatatttttcatatatacatatatgtcatatatataaatatatgaaatatatgaaaaattgatgtgggtactcaaatgaaaggtcttgatgagggtaacatcaggatgagcttatatctttaaaaatgtcaatggttcacgagatacaaggtcatttcttaattattcaaaaataaaaacaaacctTGGATTGGTTCCAATCAGCAGAACAGCGTCAGCTTCTTCGACATTCTGGATCTTGTTATTCAGTAAGTAGCTGCTCCTTAAATCAATCCCAGCGCCGTCAGTGGGGTAGCTTTGCTCAGTAGCTAAAGCTTCACCACCTAATTTATTAACCAGGTCCTTAAGAACGACCAGAGCTTCAGCATCAGCGAGCTTTCCAGCAATAACAGCTGTCTTGTCCTTCGGAATATTTTGAAGCCCTTGAGCAGCAGCCATCAGCGCGCTCTCCCACTCTACATTCACAAGCTTCCCCTGGGTCCGCACCATCGGCGTGATCAGCCTCTGGCGCTTCAGTCCGTCGCAAGCGAACCTGGCCTTGTCGCTAATCCACTCCTCGTTAACTTCTTCGTTGACCCTCGGAAGAATTCTCAAGACTTCTCCGGTTCGAGAGGAGACAACGATGTTGCTGCCGACTGCGTCGGAGATGTCGATGCTGTCAGTCCGCCGGGTCTCCCAGGGTCGAGCTACGAATGCGTAAGGCTTGCTGGTCAGCGCTCCGACTGGACATAAGTCTATTATGTTCCCTGAGAGCTCGGAGAGGAACATCTTTTCTACGTAAGTTCCGACTTGCATGTCAGTCCCACGGCCGGTTGTTCCCAGGTCGTCGATTCCGGCGACCTCTGAAGCGAATCTGATACacctgaaaaattaaataattaattttgttaaattgaactgtaatttcttaaatattgatgtttttgaagatataaactcatcatgatgttatgctcatcaagagctttcatttgagtacccacatgcatttttgatatatttgtcatataaacatatatgtaatagatataaatatataaaatatatgaaaaattgatgtgggtact contains the following coding sequences:
- the LOC123272075 gene encoding general vesicular transport factor p115 translates to MEFFKNSFKSVLGAPDPENQPTGADTVERLVDRLESSTLLDDRRDACRALKALSRTYRVEVGAQGMNAVRQVLEMDRTDCEIVGLALDTLCNITSPETFDEEVDKHGPDSKIGEQFTEIFIKHQDSVGLVLAALEDFDFRVRWPALKLLSNLVSNRPKDIQEIILVMPMGVSKLMDLLSDSREVIRNDALLLLIQLTKGNANIQKIVAFENAFDRIFDVITQEGSAEGGIVVEDCLLLMLNLLKGNLSNQNFFKEGSYIQRLTPMFQLPQADAEDPAPVGWSPQKVANVHCMVQVIRALVAPSCSAQIVSACQRIMHACGLLQALCDILMASGVPADVLTETINAVAEVIRGNNTNQEFLGSVTAPSSPPRPAIVVLLMSMVNEKQPFQLRCAVLYCFQSFLYKNNDGQTQLIQTLLPQSNETPSLTTGQLLCGGLFSLDPLSNWFSAVALSHALIDNTTQKEQLLRVLLATNIGKPPVTLMQQCVFLLQQGSKPQSKLGLLILLCRWVSYCPVAVKTFLSLDSSVAYVTALLSGHDNNEDLEENLIQSMCALLLGMCVHFNDDQVPAYTKDKLCNLIDKRIGLERFQDAIGGTTRHEIYSRTLKHPQPSAKHPKDLLLDHEFCRLLKILEGAVSESVKGNTSCNDSPKEIGNSDPMVGQYKDLIREQDEEIQKLKRDNENLEKEKQEFQMTIQDLQSQISNLRDQNLVLRAAQTNLADKDALPNHQIKIDDSSEELEKSHLTIQNLESQLSGYKSMILALQEKESQVSLELEKKLKETTEELEKLKKDQEDLLELLSDQDTKLVLYKEKLTALGEKVESDGSSGEVDDDTDDQPSSN
- the LOC123272076 gene encoding NADH-ubiquinone oxidoreductase 75 kDa subunit, mitochondrial, which codes for MLRVPQVLRGAQTAGLSSSRLAKSLSTSSLCQQKELVELFIDDQPVQVPPGTTVLQAAAKIGIEIPRFCYHERLAVAGNCRMCLVEIEKQLKPVAACAMPVMKGWRVKTNSDLTRKAREGVMEFLLVNHPLDCPICDQGGECDLQDQSMAFGSDRSRFTDIDFSGKRAVEDKDIGPLVKTVMTRCIHCTRCIRFASEVAGIDDLGTTGRGTDMQVGTYVEKMFLSELSGNIIDLCPVGALTSKPYAFVARPWETRRTDSIDISDAVGSNIVVSSRTGEVLRILPRVNEEVNEEWISDKARFACDGLKRQRLITPMVRTQGKLVNVEWESALMAAAQGLQNIPKDKTAVIAGKLADAEALVVLKDLVNKLGGEALATEQSYPTDGAGIDLRSSYLLNNKIQNVEEADAVLLIGTNPRYEAPLINTRLRKGYLHGEQNIGVIGPKVDLTYQYQHLGQSPEIINQLINNQHPFNDTLKNAKKPMIILGAELLARADGAKILSATQELAKALGDHTKASPDWKVLNILHTNASQVAALDLGYGTSTVSQIKQSQPKVLFLLGADDSNITREDFPNTFIIYIGSHGDRGATIADVVLAGAAYTEKTGSYVNTEGRAQQTGVALTPPGMARPDWKIVRALAEFSAVTLPYDNLSEVRDRIAEIAPHLVRYGEVEPANFFAQALELSRKTGGSFLQDPVDVKQKSLEQFFMTDVVSRASPTMAKCVQAVLKQRQAQV